The Seriola aureovittata isolate HTS-2021-v1 ecotype China chromosome 7, ASM2101889v1, whole genome shotgun sequence genome includes the window CATGACCACACACCTGTGCTGGGCAGAGACTATAGCTGACCAGATGTGACGACCACAGTATCAGTCCCCCGCTGATTCAAGCTACTGATGAGCTAAAGTTTCCACCAAGAGCTATTTTAGGAAGAAGGAGCAACTCTACTGGGGATAAGACGGTTTTCCACTGTGACCCTCCAGGTGGGGTTCACTGAGAGAGGTCAAATGTCACCACCCTCTGTCAGTGAGGCCTGGGGGGTTTGATAGCTCCTGGGTCCCATTTGATGACATGAACATCCTGGACTGTTGAAATGGAAACCACAGGAAGAGGTTTACCCCAAATGCAGATGTGTGAAAACACTCAAGATGTGTGTCCATTTCAAGTGAAAGGGATTATATATCTAATATTATCTTAGGAGGGAAATGATAGATGATATGATagtagtttttaaaataacatactAAAACCAAAGATATTGGCTTGACAAATTTTGAGAAAGATGACAGTGCTGATAAATGTAGAGCAGCCATGTTGTTAGTGTTAGGTAATACTTGCCATACATTCGACTGACCTAAAACCTACATAGCACATCcatgaaaactgcatttttaaCATAGCAGTGTGATGTATGATCAGccacaaatcaaacaaaagtcACTTGTCATTAAGGCtatgtcattttctcttcatttgcTTAGAAGGAAATCTCAGCTGCACCTTTTGGGCTCTATCCTCTATGTTTTCCTACTTGTCTCTAATATCTTCAGTCTAAAATCTAAGAGGTAATTCCTTCTTGATTCACTTCGTGCAATAGACTGAGCCTGAAGCTTCAACTCATTTACATACAAATCATCACCCCCTTTTATCAGCCCATTGAACTGCTCCTGCACTGTAACATGATATATGCACTTCTTGGTACCCCTTTCCCACCATTaccataaatgaaaaatattttattatgacAATAAAGAGATTCGAACCTTggtagaaaaaaatacacatttattttcaaatgttgaGTTTTGCAGTATTATTCCAACAGATACAGAAGCAAgcagtgtgaaaaaaaacacataccaATATATACAattaatgtttacattgttACCACTGTGTATTTGATACACACTCAGTCAAACAAGCTATACAGCAAGTATTTACAAAACTTTTGTCACTATAAAAATAGCTGTTGTTTATGTGCACTACCTTTAACAGACAGAGTAATAATATCCTTTctagaacaaaaacaaacaaacaaacaaacaacaaaatacatttgcatttattgatGGGAACATAGACATTATGTATTTTGCAGCAGGGGGAGGGTGATGTTAGGTAGATGTTAGAAATGACACTAAGGCACCACAGTGACCTCTCTTTCATAGTTTGAGTCCTTGGTTCGGACGAGGTCAAAGTACACAGTccagttatttaaaaaatgtgtccCATAGTTGGAAAACTTCCACGGCAGTGGAAGGTAACATCTCACTTTATAATCCTCTAATTCCTTCTGCCctcttgctgctgttttatccaTGCAAAGATAATGGGATTagagtattattattattattattattatcattacttatttattatttttattattattattgttaagtGTTTTTCTAGATTAAGGTTTCACAAGTGTCACAGCTCAGCAAATGATGAATTTAGAGGATAAATAGTACTTGAAGCTGTTGGCTACATTATATTGCCAAAGATTTCTTCCAAAGTCTGCCTGACTGGTCAGTCCTAGTGCAAATCAAACCAGTAGGTTGTGATCCAGCCATGACACGGCTGCGTCTCTGCACGACCCTGTGACTGTGCACCTTCATACTATTTCACCTCTTGAATAGAGACTTTTTTTAACTAAACCCCCACAATCTCCTCCAAGTACATAAGAGCAACTACAAACCAGTGTCCAACCATAGTCTGTTGTGAATGACTGGTAGTATACTCTACTTCATCTCCAGAAGCGGAGAGAATCAATTTGTCAAAGGTTTAAGTGCTTTACTTAGCAATAGTGAAGATGACACTAATTTGTCCACAGGATGATACACGATTAAGTCCCTCTTGAAGAGAGACTATTTCAACTAAATCCCCACAATCTCCCCAGTTTTAGGActatcatactgtatatatcatgTTGTCGTCTTGTCTTAAACTAAAATTTAGAGTCAATGCAACTCATGTTTGTGGAGAAGAGGATGCTCCTGTCCTTCAACCCAACTCAAGGAATCCCTGGATTTACACACATACTCATCAACTACAATCTGGATTTACTGTTTATTATAACCTCATAATTTTCTTATGGTGACTCTCTGACCTATGACCTCATGCCGCTGTATCCCAGCTCTGACGGCTGCCACACAGCGTTGTCTCGGGGGCAGTTGCTGTGGCAGGCGCAGGTCAGGATCACCATGACCGGCCTCCTGGAGGTTTTACCATTGGCACATTGGAACTCCACCAGGGTGGTCTTGGTTCTGTGGGGGGTACAGCAGCGGCCGTCTGTGCAGGTGCCACAGTAGCGAGGTTTGTAGGCCTGGACACTGGTGCAGTTTTTATAGGAGAGGTGGACGGCTTTGTCGCTCCTCACCATCCTCTGGCACTTACTGCCTCTctgcagggagagaaagtgCTATTTACTGACTGAATGTGTATATCTCTGAAGAAAAGAATTACATTAAGTGTGATCTTTGTTTCAACAAAGTCCACCTGGTACTGAACAAAAACTACATTAgcttatatatataaaaaaaaaaaaaagcaaaggcaGAGCTCATACATAAAGAATACAGCAACCGTGTTGTTCCAAAGAACTTCCCAAAAAGTACCTTTGGTGCAAGCTGTGTCAGCTGCGTCTGATCCTGCAGGTTGTCACAGGGTCTGATCATACACAGACGGCTCTGCTTCACCATCTCACACCGACGGTTCTTATTGGTCACTCTGGTGGACAGCCCCATGCCACAGGTTCGAGAGCAGGCCCCCCACTCTGTGGTCTGCTCAATGCAGTTCAGGCTGGGGTCCCAACTGTCAAAGCTCACCGTCTCCTCCTGACGATAGGCTAAACACACAGAAGGAATATGGGTTAgagtggagaaaaaaatcatcataacTCACATGATTCAGATAAGTAGACAGAGCTGTTTAgctgaaaacttgaaaatgacCAACAACAAATCCAAgattatcataataataatataatagtcAGTGAAAAttaacacactcatacactgcaGTGTCCGTCTCTTGATGCTCTATAAACAAAAGTTTAAAAGCATATTCTGAGTTTTCGTTTGGACTCAACTAACTGCAGAGTGGTGTATTACATTACTGTTTCACATTCCAGACTGAGGTGACAACactgtctctttcctctgtgtttcctcctctttcctcatcCATTATTCTATtatcctctttccttccttccttggGTCCTGTTTCCTCACCCTGAACAGGTCAAAGAAATGTACATAACCTTTTAACTTTATGCCTCACACTGGAGTGACATTAACATCAAAGAGGAATAGGCAATTGTATGTGCGTATCTGTCTACATGGTCTGCTCATATGGTCCATCTCATTTCATCTCAACCAACTTCCAGTCTACTCACCTGCCATGGCAAAGCCGCCCAGTGCACTGGCCTCAGCTTGGGGCTCACACACCCACGTCTCACAGCACTCTCCAGGTAACTGGACCCTGCGTGGCATGGGGCAGTCTGGTCCAGGCAGCATCACATCAACGTTGCAGCGCGGCAAGCAGGCGATCTGTCCGTCACGACACATACACTGGTACTTACAGCTGGGGAAGAAGGTCTGGCCGTTCTGATAGACAGTAccacccaaaacacacacatctccctcatgagctggaggaaacagagaaacatggCAGAACAgttatgttttagttttcaaaAATTACTCATGTCAGGACCCACTTGTGTACTTATAAAGCATTTACCATATAGTGGACATCCTGTATACATCTGTAAATGATATCACCCACAACAGCCCACTCACCTGCACAGATACCAGTCCTCTTGTGGACGTCAGCCGT containing:
- the LOC130172350 gene encoding CCN family member 3-like; its protein translation is MKMFSLSERALFVFVFTAQVFTAVWSQACLRRCQCPKEPPMCLPGVPLILDDCACCLVCARQKGQVCSEMNPCDTRKGLQCDYTADVHKRTGICAAHEGDVCVLGGTVYQNGQTFFPSCKYQCMCRDGQIACLPRCNVDVMLPGPDCPMPRRVQLPGECCETWVCEPQAEASALGGFAMAAYRQEETVSFDSWDPSLNCIEQTTEWGACSRTCGMGLSTRVTNKNRRCEMVKQSRLCMIRPCDNLQDQTQLTQLAPKRGSKCQRMVRSDKAVHLSYKNCTSVQAYKPRYCGTCTDGRCCTPHRTKTTLVEFQCANGKTSRRPVMVILTCACHSNCPRDNAVWQPSELGYSGMRS